The Humulus lupulus chromosome 3, drHumLupu1.1, whole genome shotgun sequence genome window below encodes:
- the LOC133823319 gene encoding nudix hydrolase 16, mitochondrial produces MAELVARTGRQLQRYKDGCRLIAGCIPFRYRNCVENDDATYEKVVEVLMINSTSGPNLVFPKGGWENDETVEQAAVREAVEEAGVRGDLMHFLGYYSFKSKTLQDEFCPEGLCRAAMFALLVKEELQSWPEQSTRQRSWLTIPEATERCRHQWMRMALEEGFLKWHEDTSKGENNLISSNLSPEQD; encoded by the exons ATGGCGGAGTTGGTCGCTCGTACTGGTCGTCAATTGCAGCGATACAAAGACGGTTGTCGTCTCATCGCCGg GTGTATTCCTTTCAGGTATAGAAACTGTGTTGAAAATGATGATGCCACTTATGAAAAGGTTGTGGAGGTACTAATGATCAACTCAACTAGTGGACCTAATCTTGTGTTTCCAAAG GGTGGCTGGGAAAACGATGAAACAGTTGAGCAAGCTGCAGTTCGCGAAGCCGTGGAAGAAGCTGGAGTTAGAGGGGATTTAATG CACTTTTTGGGTTACTACAGTTTCAAGAGCAAAACCCTGCAAGATGAGTTTTGCCCTGAAGGTTTGTGCAGAGCTGCCATGTTTGCTTTGCTTGTAAAGGAGGAGCTCCAGTCTTGGCCAGAGCAAAGCACTCGACAAAGAAGCTGGCTGACCATCCCGGAAGCCACAGAGCGTTGCCGGCATCAGTGGATGCGAATGGCCCTCGAGGAAGGTTTCTTGAAATGGCATGAAGATACTTCAAaaggagaaaataatctgatttCATCCAATTTATCTCCAGAGCAGGATTGA